CGCGCGAGTAGCCTCACTTTCACACAATGGGTACGAGAAGGGCTCAGCAGCAGGTATGTAACCTTCGCCCCGGCTTTAGCAGACAAAAACTAATACCAACTCCCAATACTTCAAAAGGAAATGGTCCAGGTTGGTTCGTACCTCAACTCATAACCTTTCAGTATCTTATATCTAGATTCTGGACTGTGGCTGATAATGCTCCCCGCCCCGATATACAGACCGTTCCGAGTAAGTCCCGTTCTTGTATGTTCcatgtgtgtgtgtgtgtgtcTGGGGCTTCTAACGCCACGATAGACAATCGGCCTCCCCCTTCTGGAAAGCCAGATCGGTATCCGAGAATCAAAggccctctccctcgtctgATCCGAACATTGTCGTTGGTGCCTCATACTCTCACGCCAATATATCGAAGTTAGTTCCCTCCAAACCGAGCTATTGTTCGCATCTGTTGACCAGTTTCTTCGTTCGTCAGTGGATTGCCCCAGCAACATACGCGGCCCCGAAcgcctcctcgtccgtctTCTAATAATTCCTCACACTTatctccttcccctcatcGATCGGTGGGATGGGCCGCGTCACCACGCGCATCATATTCCGGCATCATGAATCAAGAGCTTGGGCTGTGGAGCCATGATGGTACCAAGGGGAAGAtcgctgatgatgaaggtgatgcggaagaggatattgtatatgacgatgatgaggacgagtttGGACTTCCAAGCATTGCAAGTATGCGGAAGAGACAAAGTCGAAAAACTGATGTGTTTCAGCCCAAAGTTGCACCGGTTGGTAAACTTGAGGACAAACATTCAACTCTTGGAGTGAACCTATCAAGCAATAGACAACGAGCAAATAGTTCTGATATCGCCGAAGAACGGGATATTCCACTATACCCAACGACTCGGAAGGGGGACGGTAAAATCCTACGGCCTCAGTACAAAGATATTTTGAAAGGTACGCCAAAACTATCCCTAAACAAATAGTTCAACATTCTAACACTTACGTTTTAAGATCCGGTGAACGCCTTGAATATCATTAATCATACTACGCCCCCAAAAAGTGCATCGCCGAAAGATATGGACGCGTATACGAGTCGCATATCAAGGATCAACAAATTCAAGCGTCTCTTGCAGGCGAGTATTGTGCCATTAACGGATTTGAGAAACCTCGCTTGGTCGGGCGTCCCTGATGAGGTACGAGCTATGACTTGGCAACTCCTTCTCGGTTATCTTCCCACAAATAGCGAACGGCGAATCGCGACTCTTGAACGAAAACGAAAAGAGTATCTAGACGGGGTTCGGCAGGCATTCGAGCGCAATAGTGCTGCAACTACCGGAATTCCACCGCCTTCAACTACTGGACGTGGCCGGGGTCTTGATGAGGCAATTTGGCATCAAATCAGCATTGATGTTCCTCGCACCAGCCCTCATATCCAACTCTACAGTTATGAAGCCACTCAACGATCATTGGAAAGGATCCTGTATCTATGGGCGATCCGACACCCCGCTAGCGGTTATGTTCAAGGTATAAATGACCTTGTTACCCCGCTATGGCAAGTGTTTCTAGGAGTTTATGTTACGGATCTCAATGTTGAAGAGGGTATGGATCCCGGCCAACTTCCTCGGAGTGTGCTCGACGCGGTGGAGGCAGATTCCTTCTGGTGCCTGACCAAACTACTGGATGGAATTCAGGATAACTACATCTATGCTCAGCCTGGTATTCAAAGGCAAGTAAGGGCTTTGCGTGATTTGACCATGCGTATTGATGCCACCCTGGCGAAACACCTAGAGCAAGAGGGGGTTGAATTCATGCAATTCAGTTTTCGGTGGATGAACTGTTTACTCATGCGTGAAATGAGTGTGCAAAACACAATAAGAATGTGGGACACGTATATGGTACGGTGCCCTACCCCTTTGTTTTCTACATTGTCTTTGTCTACCAGTGTTGCAGTCTGCACATGGCTATACTAACTTATGTCAAGGCCGAAGAACAGGGCTTCTCGCGATTCCATCTGTACGTATGTGCGGCATTCCTTGTCAAGTGGACAGACCAATTGGTGAAAATGGATTTTCAGGTAGGTGCTCTTCGGCGCCTTGACACGAATCATAAGCTGATAAGAGTAAAACATATAGGAAATAATGATGTTTCTCCAAGCGCTCCCGACGAGAGACTGGACAGAAAAGGATATTGAGCTACTTCTCAGTGAGGCATACATCTGGCAAAGTCTCTTTCAAGATTCTCGAGCCCATCTTCGTCCAAGCACGGGCGATCATACACCCGATAACGGATTTCAATAACAGCCTTGTTATGCCCTTGTTATCGGAACATTACAAGCCTTGTGAACAAGTCTCCTGCGGCCAAAGCCTAAGATCGAAGTCcaaatatagattatatcCACATTCCGATCGCCTCATATGATGCCGCAATGAACAACCCAATCCGATTACCTGTTGGTATCCCCTTGGTCTCGGCGTTCCATACTGGGCCACCATCATATCAAGAACGCCAGAAATCACTGGCATGTGTCCACCTGAGACGGTAAATTCATATCTGCGACTATTGAAGATAATGAAGAAGTACTCTCTTGTTAACGTTGGCGATGAGTATGGCACCTAGTGCGACTGTAAGACAAAGGCTAGGTTAGGTAAAGGGGCCGAATTGTATGCGAGGGATCATGACTTATACGTGTTCGTTGATTTCACCGACAATGTAGAAACAAGTAAATCTTGGTATATAAGGTATGTAGGAACGAAACAATCTTCCCTACGTCCTTGGGTTTTCATAATAGATATCCATAATATATCTGCACTAGTACTTATTAGTCTCGAGTCCGCCTCTACCTACGCGACAGGATAGCATAGTACGTAGGTTGCCCTATAATGTTTGTGTTAGAATTGCAAATACATCATCAATCAGCTAACAAATTTAATTCTTATCGAATTATCAATGATGCTATTGGTACAAACCTCTGTCCCTCTTCACAGATACTGCTTATACAGTGAATCAATTTTGCTTTGAACGTAGGAAAATATAATCAATGGCGCGAGCAATGTATGAGGATGCCAAAAGATTGTCGCCAAGGAAGTGGATGTAATGCAAAATTTgcaagacaaaaaaaaggagTTACCAGCAAGGAACGCTAAGTCATCAAATATGGCGCTTGAAAAAGAAGTTGCCCCTACATACAAGCTGGAAATGGCGAGAATAACTCAATGGggcaaaaacaaaagaaaaagagaaaagagaaaagaaaagcaatgCGTCAAAATCCAAGTGTTTTGTTCAATATGCAAAGCCATACCCAGGCTTTGTCGGATGACGGCCTTCGGGGGAGCCGTGACTGTcgcggctgttgctgctgctgcgactgTCTCGGCCTATGTTACGACCATACCGGGGATCATCGTGGTACTCGGTGTCCACGAGGCGGTCGGTGTCCCGGTAGGGTTCGTATGGACCTGTGAAATTGAATTTACTCATCTCGCAATAGTCTTTACGTGGGGGATTGTCCATGAGGAGTGATTCGCGAGCATCGAGGGGCGTAAGATCATCAATATCACGGTTCATTTTTTCTGAGACAAAATTTTCAGGTTAGCATACTATAGGAAGGTTTTGCAACAAATGGTATCTGCTTACCAGCTTCCTTCCTTCGCTTGGCATGGGGGTTCTCGCGACAGCAGAGAATAATAGCATTGACAGCAATAAGAATAGCAAGAACACCGGTCAAGGCAGATTGTACGGCAATCAAGATCACGCCAGTGACGGTCTTGGTGGTTTGTGAGAGGCCCAGTTGGTCGACAAAAACTAAGACGCAGGCAACTGACAAAACGCGGACTACTTGAATCGTGATGTTGATCCATTGGGTCGATTTGGCGATATATGGGCGGTGCCAGAGCAAAAGAATCAGCATCAGCGCCTCGACGACGAGTTGACCAGTAGATTGGACGAGCCCGTGCCCATTAGCACCAGCAATGATACAACCTTTGACAAGCATATAAACGATAGCCGGGATAAAGAGCCACCAACAACCTTTCTTATAGTTGTCGTAAAAGAGACTGTATTTTCGCCAAGTCTCCTTGTTCTCATACAATGAGGACGCGTCGCCTTCGGATTTCTTGTACTTGCGGGCTAGATGTACTATGCGGAAAGCGAAGAATCCGAGAAGAGCAGTGAAAATGGCCAGGGTCACACCCGCAAGGAGCTGTGCAGCCCAGGAATCTCCACTCGAAAACTGGTATACACAGTACATAACCCAGATCGAATAAAGGACGAGGATCAAGTTCGTGATTGTTCTGGCAAGGAGACCCCAATAGTGGTCACGGAAATCGGCGAGCATCTTGGGAAATGAGCCATTGAGTGCCCATAGCTCGAGAATTACCTTGACGAGCAAAATTCCCACAGTAATCGCTGCAATAATGATGGCGAAAATCAGCAAAACGGTCATGAATGTATTTGACTGAGGAATGAGCAATTCTTTGCTCAAGTTCGATATTCCATCTGCTGACAAAAGGTTGCTTTCTTGTCCACTTGAGGTATCGTTGCCAGAAGAAGTGCCGTTGACTGAAGTCTCGACCTCGCGTACAACTAGTCGTGCTGCACCGAGGATCGTATCAAGGGATCGCTTTTGATTCGACTTCGATGAAGTGCCGAGTCCTTTCCAATAGTCATAGTTGTTTTCGGTGAGGTTTCCGCCAGTGATTTTCCTGAAGTTGTCAATCGAATGTTGCATTTGGGCCAACGGTATCAAACCCGTGCTGAATGCAAAGTTCTTCGAAAAGCTGCGATACACTTGAGGGTAGTTGACACTAAGCATGCCATTGGTTGCCATTGTGTGAAACCAGCCCATAACTTCCCCAAAGCCGGGACTAGAAGAAGCCGAGCCTGCGTGTCCGGCAGAGCCCAAAGCTGACAGTCCACTCAAAGCCAGTGCCGCCCCAGCCATACCGGCGGCAGCGTAAGAGACACCGGGAACTTCCACGGACTTTCCATTGGTCAACTCAGACTGGATGCAAGCAACATCGTTGTCATCGTTCTTTGATTTGAGCTGGAGCTTTGCCACTCCGTCTAGATCCGGTATTGAGAACGCAATCGATGGAATTTGGCTTATGAACTCGTCTGGTATTACCTGGGACCCAGAAGCGGAGAAATCGCCAGCCGGAACAGGGCAAAGTTGATCAACATGGTTGGCATCGTCGCAGGGATCGAATTCCTTGGTGTATACTTCGTTCCCATAGGCAGTGACCGAGAGTGTAGCCGTGACATTCTGTTTTTTGGTATTTGTACCAGCCACGTCAAAGGTAATTTTCTTTGTAGAGCGAGAAAAGTCGATGTCCAGTTTTTGTACCTGGATATCGGAATCGGTCAAACACGACGAGAGACCTCCTGTACTCAGGGTATCTGCGGCATAACTTCTGGCCGGTAACAGGGCTAGCACAGCAAAGGTAAGGTGCGAAAAGGTGATGTAGTTTCGCATTTTGGCAGGCGTGGTTTCTTATTCACAATCTCACGTTACAACGTATGAGAGGCTTTTATGAGGGATAAGGCCAACAGGCGTAAGCTAACAATATTCCACGGTAATTAAAAGGGCGTAATTTGAGCAAATTCTGA
This is a stretch of genomic DNA from Aspergillus puulaauensis MK2 DNA, chromosome 8, nearly complete sequence. It encodes these proteins:
- the GYP1 gene encoding GTPase-activating protein GYP1 (BUSCO:EOG09261YLQ;~COG:U;~EggNog:ENOG410PHR5;~InterPro:IPR035969,IPR000195;~PFAM:PF00566), giving the protein MGTRRAQQQEMVQVDRSEQSASPFWKARSVSENQRPSPSSDPNIVVGASYSHANISNGLPQQHTRPRTPPRPSSNNSSHLSPSPHRSVGWAASPRASYSGIMNQELGLWSHDGTKGKIADDEGDAEEDIVYDDDEDEFGLPSIASMRKRQSRKTDVFQPKVAPVGKLEDKHSTLGVNLSSNRQRANSSDIAEERDIPLYPTTRKGDGKILRPQYKDILKDPVNALNIINHTTPPKSASPKDMDAYTSRISRINKFKRLLQASIVPLTDLRNLAWSGVPDEVRAMTWQLLLGYLPTNSERRIATLERKRKEYLDGVRQAFERNSAATTGIPPPSTTGRGRGLDEAIWHQISIDVPRTSPHIQLYSYEATQRSLERILYLWAIRHPASGYVQGINDLVTPLWQVFLGVYVTDLNVEEGMDPGQLPRSVLDAVEADSFWCLTKLLDGIQDNYIYAQPGIQRQVRALRDLTMRIDATLAKHLEQEGVEFMQFSFRWMNCLLMREMSVQNTIRMWDTYMAEEQGFSRFHLYVCAAFLVKWTDQLVKMDFQEIMMFLQALPTRDWTEKDIELLLSEAYIWQSLFQDSRAHLRPSTGDHTPDNGFQ
- a CDS encoding transient receptor potential ion channel family protein (COG:S;~EggNog:ENOG410PIYC;~InterPro:IPR032800,IPR010308,IPR040241;~PFAM:PF06011,PF14558;~SECRETED:SignalP(1-24);~TransMembrane:7 (n7-18c24/25o343-368i388-410o422-446i483-503o509-528i540-559o571-600i)) — encoded protein: MRNYITFSHLTFAVLALLPARSYAADTLSTGGLSSCLTDSDIQVQKLDIDFSRSTKKITFDVAGTNTKKQNVTATLSVTAYGNEVYTKEFDPCDDANHVDQLCPVPAGDFSASGSQVIPDEFISQIPSIAFSIPDLDGVAKLQLKSKNDDNDVACIQSELTNGKSVEVPGVSYAAAGMAGAALALSGLSALGSAGHAGSASSSPGFGEVMGWFHTMATNGMLSVNYPQVYRSFSKNFAFSTGLIPLAQMQHSIDNFRKITGGNLTENNYDYWKGLGTSSKSNQKRSLDTILGAARLVVREVETSVNGTSSGNDTSSGQESNLLSADGISNLSKELLIPQSNTFMTVLLIFAIIIAAITVGILLVKVILELWALNGSFPKMLADFRDHYWGLLARTITNLILVLYSIWVMYCVYQFSSGDSWAAQLLAGVTLAIFTALLGFFAFRIVHLARKYKKSEGDASSLYENKETWRKYSLFYDNYKKGCWWLFIPAIVYMLVKGCIIAGANGHGLVQSTGQLVVEALMLILLLWHRPYIAKSTQWINITIQVVRVLSVACVLVFVDQLGLSQTTKTVTGVILIAVQSALTGVLAILIAVNAIILCCRENPHAKRRKEAEKMNRDIDDLTPLDARESLLMDNPPRKDYCEMSKFNFTGPYEPYRDTDRLVDTEYHDDPRYGRNIGRDSRSSSNSRDSHGSPEGRHPTKPGYGFAY